Genomic window (Egicoccus halophilus):
TGAGGATCGCCTCGCGACCGATCAGGTCGGGCCGGTCGACGACGATCTGGCGGTCGAAGCGGCCCGGACGCAGCAGCGCCGGGTCGAGGATGTCGGGCCGGTTGGTGGCCGCGATCAGGATCACCGAGCTACGGACGTCGAAGCCGTCCATCTCGACGAGCAGCTGGTTGAGGGTCTGCTCGCGTTCGTCGTGCCCACCGCCCATGCCGGCGCCGCGGTGACGGCCGACCGCGTCGATCTCGTCCATGAAGATGATCGCCGGGGCGTTGGCCTTGGCCTGCTCGAACAGGTCGCGTACGCGGGAGGCACCGACACCGACGAACATCTCGACGAAGTCCGAGCCGGAGATCGAGAAGAACGGCACCCCCGCCTCGCCGGCGACGGCACGCGCGAGCAGGGTCTTGCCGGTTCCCGGGGGTCCGAACAGCAGCACGCCCTTGGGGATCTTGGCGCCCATCTGCTGGAACTTGGTCGGGTTCTCGAGGAACTCCTTGATCTCGCGCAGTTCCTCGATGGCGCTGTCCGAGCCGGCGACGTCGCTGAAGGTGACCTTCGGCGCGTCCTTGGAGACCATCTTGGCCTTCGACTTGCCGAACTGCATCACCCGGCCGCCGCCGCCCTGCATGTTCTGCATCAACAGGAAGAAGATCAGCAGGATCAGGATGAACGGCAGCACGGTGGCCAGGATCGAGGTCAGCGCGCCCGGCTGCTCGGGGTCGAACTGCACCGTGCCGATCTGTCCCTGGTCGACCCAGGCGGCGAGCTGGTCGGCGTTGATGTCACGGTTGTAGTGGACCGAGAACTCCTCGGTCTGGTTGCCGACCCGACGCTCACCCGCGATCTCGTCGGAGCGGTTGCCGATCGTGGTGACCTCGAGGTCCTGCCCCTGCAGCTGGCCGTTGTCGACCGCCTGCGCGAACTGGGTCCAGGTGAGCTCGTCCGGGGCGCCCTGCCCCGCCACGAAGCTCACGCCGAGCCACAGCGCGGCGGCGAGGGCGAGCACCCACGGCAGGGGGCCGCGGAGAAGGCGCTGACCTGGCTTCACGATTCCTCCACCTGTCCGGCGCGGCGAACAGGCGGTGGAGCCTGTCCGAGGGGCACGTCCGACGCGCACGGACCAGTTGTGCTAGGGAGGTTCGATGCTACCACCGGCGCAGACGGCCCCTCGGGCTGTGACAGGCCCTGCGGGCGCCGGCACGCCCCGGCCCGACCGCCGGCGGCAGGCTCAGGACCCGTAGACCTCGGGTCGCAGGGTCACGATGTCGCGCAGCGATCGGTACCGCTCGGCGAAGTCGAGCCCGTAACCCACCACGAACACGTCCGGGACCTCGAATCCGACGTACTTGACCGGGAGGTCGACCTCCCGCCGCGACGGCTTGGTCAACAGCGAGAGGATCTCGACGCTGGCCGGCCGGCGGGAACGTAAATTCTTGGTGAGGTAGTCGAGGGTGAGGCCGGAGTCGACGATGTCCTCGATGATCAGGACGTCGCGGCCCTCGATCTCGGTGTCGAGGTCCTTGAGGATGCGCACCACCCCCGACGA
Coding sequences:
- the ftsH gene encoding ATP-dependent zinc metalloprotease FtsH, whose translation is MKPGQRLLRGPLPWVLALAAALWLGVSFVAGQGAPDELTWTQFAQAVDNGQLQGQDLEVTTIGNRSDEIAGERRVGNQTEEFSVHYNRDINADQLAAWVDQGQIGTVQFDPEQPGALTSILATVLPFILILLIFFLLMQNMQGGGGRVMQFGKSKAKMVSKDAPKVTFSDVAGSDSAIEELREIKEFLENPTKFQQMGAKIPKGVLLFGPPGTGKTLLARAVAGEAGVPFFSISGSDFVEMFVGVGASRVRDLFEQAKANAPAIIFMDEIDAVGRHRGAGMGGGHDEREQTLNQLLVEMDGFDVRSSVILIAATNRPDILDPALLRPGRFDRQIVVDRPDLIGREAILKVHARGKPLSSDVDLSVLARQTPGFTGADLANLINEAALLAARFGKKEIGHTELEESIERVIAGPERKTRLMGENERRTVAYHEAGHAIVGHALPNADPVHKITIIPRGQALGFTMQLPTEDKYLISRSELIDRLAVMLGGRVAEEIKIGDITTGAGDDIRKATATAKEMVTQYGMSSKLGPITLGQRDSQPFLGKEFGHAPDYSGQVAFQIDEEVRQLLDEAHDEALEILVENDHVLEHLATKLLEVETVDGELLAEVFSPIDKRPTRAVSAPEADDPRVVISKLRRLTGATNGNGNGHAPQGALGAGSTSERGDA
- the hpt gene encoding hypoxanthine phosphoribosyltransferase; the encoded protein is MDELADIPPGFRDDIESILIPEARLQARLSELAAEVDRDYAGRDLLLVGVLKGAIFVMADLARRLTLSTAMDFMAVSSYGASTSSSGVVRILKDLDTEIEGRDVLIIEDIVDSGLTLDYLTKNLRSRRPASVEILSLLTKPSRREVDLPVKYVGFEVPDVFVVGYGLDFAERYRSLRDIVTLRPEVYGS